One genomic segment of Polyodon spathula isolate WHYD16114869_AA chromosome 17, ASM1765450v1, whole genome shotgun sequence includes these proteins:
- the LOC121329927 gene encoding putative E3 ubiquitin-protein ligase UBR7, with protein MAVNEGDEVVLSMVDVLEENEELENEATAVLGGSDPEKCSYPKGYVKRQALYACSTCTPKGEDPAGICLACSYKCHEGHDLYELYTKRNFRCDCGNSKFKGFECKLYSGKDTLNTNNKYNQNFIGLYCTCKRPYPDPEDEVSDEMIQCIVCEDWFHGRHLGAISTESVELQEMICVSCTNRTPFLWAYAAHLSAPSVTVMSPIVADVDMSMEETEGKKGVKEETENKPPEPSAEETPTCKNEGQQPSTSTASDQEPVVNGETACKRKLDQAETETCKLEKLKGKAFVQKNTAIYLPYNWRSKLCTCQKCKKTYAESEVPFLLDESDTVLAYEKRGQSNQESDAESRDPLMAALSSMDRVQQLEMIYEYNDLKTELKDYLKRFADEGKVVTSEDIQDFFEQLRSRKKRRVDNDHHYYT; from the exons ATGGCGGTAAATGAAGGAGACGAGGTTGTTCTTTCTATGGTGGATGTCCTAGAGGAAAACGAAGAGTTAGAGAATGAAGCCACCGCTGTGCTGGGGGGCAGTGATCCTGAGAAATGTTCCTATCCCAAG GGCTACGTTAAGAGACAGGCCCTCTATGCCTGCAGTACCTGCACACCGAAAGGTGAGGATCCAGCGGGGATATGCCTAGCCTGCTCCTACAAGTGTCACGAGGGGCATGACCTCTATGAGCTGTACACCAAAAG GAACTTTCGTTGTGATTGTGGCAACAGCAAGTTTAAAGGCTTTGAGTGCAAGCTGTATTCT ggaaaaGACACATTGAAtaccaataacaaatacaatcaaAACTTCATTGGTTTATACTGCACCTGCAAAAGGCCTTATCCTGATCCTGAAGACGAG GTTTCAGATGAGATGATCCAGTGTATTGTGTGTGAAGACTGGTTCCATGGCAGG CATCTTGGTGCCATCTCTACAGAGAGTGTGGAGCTCCAGGAGATGATCTGCGTGTCCTGCACAAACAGAACCCCCTTCCTCTGGGCCTATGCAGCACACCTATCAG CTCCTTCTGTGACTGTAATGAGCCCCATCGTGGCTGACGTGGACATGAGTATGGAGGAGACTGAGGGAAAGAAGGGGGTCAAGGAGGAGACTGAGAACAAACCCCCTGAGCCAAGCGCAGAGGAAACTCCCACCTGTAAGAATGAAGGACAGCAGCCTTCCACCAGCACTGCTTCTGACCAGGAG CCGGTCGTCAATGGAGAGACTGCCTGTAAAAGGAAATTGGATCAAGCAGAGACAGAGACTTGTAAGCTAGAGAAACTGAAAGGAAAGGCATTTGTACAGAAAAACACTGCCATCTACTTGCCATACAACTGGCGCAGCAAGCTGTGTACCTGCCAGAAGTGCAAG aAAACCTATGCAGAATCTGaagtgccctttctgctggatgAGTCGGACACAGTGCTGGCCTATGAGAAGAGAGGACAGTCCAATCAGGAGAGTGACGCAGAAAGCAGAGATCCTCTTATGGCAGCTTTGAGCAGCATGGACAGGGTCCAGCAACTGGAGATGATCTATG AGTACAACGACCTGAAGACTGAGCTGAAGGATTATTTGAAGAGGTTTGCCGATGAAGGCAAG GTGGTAACCAGTGAGGACATCCAGGACTTTTTTGAACAGCTACGGTCCAGGAAGAAAAGAAGGGTTGATAATGACCACCATTACTACACTTGA
- the LOC121330056 gene encoding transmembrane protein 251-like yields MNFRQRMGWIAVGLYLLVSVAAVYYVFEINQTYNRLILEHIKQTPHEPQPRESSWAHSLKSRLLSFPFWLWATIFLIPYLQVFLFLYSCTRADPKTVGYCIIPICLAVICNRHQTFAKASNQISRFQLTDT; encoded by the coding sequence ATGAACTTTCGTCAGCGGATGGGATGGATCGCTGTGGGGCTGTATCTGCTGGTTAGTGTTGCTGCAGTTTACTATGTCTTCGAGATCAACCAGACGTATAACCGTCTTATTCTAGAGCACATCAAACAGACTCCTCACGAGCCCCAGCCCAGGGAATCATCGTGGGCTCACAGCCTGAAGAGCCGCCTGCTCTCCTTCCCCTTCTGGTTATGGGCTACCATTTTCCTAATCCCCTACCTCCAGGTCTTTCTGTTCCTCTACTCGTGCACTCGAGCTGACCCCAAAACCGTAGGCTACTGCATCATCCCGATCTGTTTAGCTGTCATCTGCAACCGACACCAGACATTTGCCAAGGCCTCCAATCAGATCAGCAGGTTTCAGCTGACTGATACgtga